TGAAATCACTTTCGGGCGAGCCAGAAAGGTAACCTTCTGTCCCCCCGCTACCAGGTGCGCGCCAATCCAAATACCGATGGCCCCGGCACCAGCAATCACCCAATGCTGTCCATCAGACTTAGTAACAGCTGAAGACGAAGGGCGCTCTGTTTTAATACGTTCCGTAGTCATGTTGTTATTCATGGAGTCACTCATCGCATATAGAAAGACCTTCACTCTCAGTTACGGGAGTAAGAAAGCCGTAAGGTGTTTAAGTCATCGCGCACACTTGAAGCGAACGATTGAACGCTAATTAGTACTTGATACCTAAACTACGATAAATGAAGCCCATCAGCCAAGCAGGGCCGACTAATAAAAACTGAAGATCTTTAAAGAAAGACGGTTTTTTACCTTCGATCTTATGACCAATGAATTGAAACACCCAAGCCACTACAAAGATGAGTAAGCTCAGTTGCCACAATGGCATCGCAACAGAGACAGACAGCCAATACGCCAGATAGAAGCATCCTGCGGTAAACAACGCCATGCCGACCATGATGGATACTGACATACGAAAATAGAAAATCATGGCTGGCACCATTGCCACAGTCGCCCAGTTTATCCAGACCGATTCGCCCATCCAGGCCATACGAGGAATCTCCCACAACAAGCCGACGACGGTAAAAAAGATGGCGGGAACCATAATCCAGTGAATCAGCTTATTCACTTTATTCTGATGGCTATCACCATATTCTTCGAACCATTGATCTGCACTTTTATTTGCAAACATTCTAACCACTCCTAATCTTGAACAACCTCTCTTACGATTCTTCGATTTGATCATGCAAGTCACACATGCAAATCACACTAATGAATCGAACAGGGCTGATTATTGTTTATTATAGATAGCTACCTTACCGGAAGTGGGAAGACTAGACATTGGCCCAGCGGTGATCTTAATATGTCCTGGCGAGCCAAAAAGAAAATTAACTGGCATTCATGCATCTAAACCCTAAATGCAATTAACTTTAATCCCCTGAACGATCGGACTTACACAAGTGACAAGCTCCGAACTCGTCAAAAGGAGTCAAAATGTTTGAACAAACAGTGTCCGGGTTTTGGCTCAAAGGGATTCTTGCCAGTGCTCAGGCAAAAGGCATTGATCAACAGCAAGTGCTCACTCAGGCCGGAGTGGCCATTCTGCCTGACGCCATAAACGAACGCGTGCCATTAGACGCCACGGTGAACATTTGGAATGCAGCCATCGAGCTGACGCAAGATCCGTTATTTGGTTTTCATATGGGTCGTCAGTTTCGTCCCAACTGGTTCCACCTGATTCACCACCTTTGGGCCAATAGCCCGGATGTGCTCTCCGCGATTAACATTGCTTTGGAATACCAAGCCCTGATCAGCGACGGGGGGAGTCTCGCGTTAACACAACACGATGGACAGGCCATCATCACCTATCAACCCAGGGCAGCAAAACTGGCCTTCAGCTACCATCAGATTGATGCGGTTCTGACAATCTTAGTGTCCTTGGTTCGCTGGTCCATCGATGATCAGTTTACACCCACCAAAATATCGCTGCCGCACGCCAAACCGAAAAACGATCAAGCCTTTCAGGCGTTCTTTAATTGCCCGATTGAATACGAAGCATCTGCAGCGCAATTAATCTTCGATGAGCGATGGCTCAGCCACACCATGATTGGTGCAGATCCATCGTTGTTTGAAATGCACAAACAATTGGCGGATAAGAAACTGGCCGAATTAGGGCGAGGAAACATTCGCTCGCAAATCATCAGCAAACTGAATGTCTTAGGACAATTCCAGAATATCTCGAAGGAAGAGGTGGCTCAGGATCTCAATATCAGCAGCCGTACCTTACAGCGAAAACTGCAACAGGAAGACACGAGTTTCACTGAACTGTCAGATCAGCTGAGAAAATCCCTGGCTGAGAACTACATTGCCCAAGGCTGTTCAACCTCAGACCTGGTCAGCCTATTGGACTTCAAAGAAATCAGCAGCCTTCATAAAGCATGTAAACGCTGGTTCGGCTGCAGTCTCCAAGAAAAGCGCAGCCAAGATTGAGCTTCCCGCAGCTAGTCATTCTTTTTCTTATCCGACCTAGACTGAGGCAATTTAGAAAGGTCACTCACCAAGCGATTCACTTTCCGTATCGATCCGTAAACTTCACGAGCGGTGATGTTATGTGCCTTGCGAATCACTTGCGCAGGTTTTTCAACGGGTCGTACCGCTTCAATCCAGTTAAAGGAGGTGTCCGATATTGAGCGATGAATGTTTTCAATCGTCTTAGTACTTAAATCAACCGCCTCTGTCAGACTGTTGATGTCGAGCTGCTTTTCTTTGAGAGCGTTAGTCAGACTGTCTACATCTATTTGCTTCGTTTTTAGAGTGCTTTGTAGCTCTTCTATACGCTTCTGATATGCGACCTGAAGACGCGCAATAAGCTGTTCCTGACGATTTGACAACTGCCAGAATCGCCAGAACAACAGTCCGGACACTACAAAGACAACCCCCAAGAAAAGACTAATGGCTATCTCCATATTTCCTCCGAAAATCCTCCTTAGACGGAGGAAGAGTCATCTGACATAGGTTTCGCTCCCCGAGAGGAACTGCCTTTCATCCCTACCAACTCGATCGAGACATCGATCTCACGCTCATTGAGTGCGATTTCTAACTCTTCTGCCACTTGTTTATAAACCCGGTATTTAATGTACTCAGGAGACACAGCGCTGACAGCCTTAGCAAGTCGGGACTCGCGCTGCGCTACCTTATGTGGCTTATGAATAACAAGCTTTAAGTGCGGAACAAACTCCAGGTTTGATTCTTTAATAATATTGTTTTCCAACGCATGTAAACGATCTTGAATGACCGTTGAACGCCAAAACAAAAAGGCGATACCACAACAAAGGAACATCACCACAAACAACATAGCTAATACAACTAAGGAAGACATCTTGATTCCTTTTACTAAGCACAGAAAACGCTAATTTCCCGGCATTAATCCACATTCGCTCAGCAAACCTTGCCACGCTTTGGTATGCGCTTTCATTGAGCGCTGATACCTTTGCCAAGAGCCATCGGCTGAAGTCTGATTTAAGGTGTATTCAAACGAAGCAAATGCTTCAGGCGTTTGCACCTCCAATCCGTTCAATAACGTATGAAACTGATTCATCCATTCAGCACCTTGCTGATGAACAAACGCCATATACGGTTGAACCTGACCGATGTAGAACTTTAAAAATACAGTATGAAGAATCTTTGCTTTTTGCGTCACTTGTCCTTGAGGACACAAACGTCCGTTCATACCACTCTCTAATATTCTGGTTCCTTGATTGAGCATACCAGCCAAATCCAACAACGTCGTTAACACTTCGCCTCCTCGATTAGTTTGTGAGATTCGAGACAGTACCTGTTCCAGTGATTCTCGGTACGGGGCAACGGATGGGATGACCAACTCTGGGGACATTTGAATACCACGAACGATTTCCTGAATCTTCATTAGCAATTGAAAATCGTCCGCTGGTAACAATATCGCCTGATCGTATGAAAGCCATTGTTGTGTAGCGCCAAAATAGTTTCGCATTTCAGGACCCGCCCACACAGCTAACCAGGCATGACCAGCCAGTTCTTGCCTTTTTATCTCAACCACCCGAGCCAAAGTACGATACAACTCGGGATCATTTGACTCCAAATAGGCCAAACAGGCGTCACTGTCTTCAAGAAACTGCCACTGATAGAGAAAGCTTTGACTGGACATCATCACTCGGCCCAAGCCACTGTTTTTGTGTGCGGCGGTAATTTGCAGTTGGCAGCCGGTCATCGCCAAAAAATCTAACAGATCAATGGAATGTTGAGAAAAGGACAACGACATGCCTCGCTTTTCCGGGTAAGAAATCAACGGTGCGTTCACTGCTTCGTCTGGCTGATCCAGTACATTCGACAAACGCCAAAGATAATCTTCCACCACTGCTCGTTCTTGAGACGACTGACTGCAAGCGAGCAATCCCGAACACAGACACAGAAACACCAATAAACGGATAGATTGAATGATGCGCCTGACCTCCATTAAATTTTGAAATTCATAAAGAAAAGAGTGGTAGAATGCCTGTCCCTGAACATGCTTCGGACTAAAATTTAGTATGTTGTGCAAGATGCATGGATTCTTGCTAAAGCTTTATTTTTAGTGCATTGCTTTTAGTGTATTAGTTTAAGTTCGTTGCTATAGAATACATTGGTCAGCTCAAGAGACCATTGAATCAATTATAGGTGTAGGAGTTTTCAGTTTGCGAGCCTCATTTCATTCAAGGAAGATACTAAAATTATTGCTCACAGTGGGCCTAACGACCTCTATCGTAAGCTGCTGCCTCTGTCCCGAGCCGGAGAAAGACGAAGATACCAAGCCCGTTGTATTGAACGATGTGTCAGAGTTGTATCTCAGCCTGGATGATGCCGCACTCCCCCCTTTTTCCTGCATCCAGGACGTACGCACCAAGAAACAGCTCTTCTTTGGCTATACTCTGGACTTGGTTCGTGAACATAACCAGAAAATTAATGAAACCCGTGAAATTGTACATGCCCTGAAGGAAAAACTAGCTCAGGCCGATGACGACCTCAAGACTCAAGACACAGCTGGTGTACCTCAATTTGAACTGATCTTTAATCAGGAAGAAATGAACTGGTTACAAAGCCTGGCAAAACTACACCGAGTCTCACACGCCCAGCTAAATGAAGCGTTCTTTAGTGAATTATTAATGTCGATGGATATCATTCCACCGTCAATGGCTTTGGCACAAGCGGCTAATGAATCGGCCTGGGGTACCTCACGTTTTGCGGTTGAAGCCAACAACTTGTTTGGTCAATGGTGTTTTTCACCCGGTTGTGGAGTCGTGCCGCAACTTAGACCGGAAGGGGCGACGTACGAAGTCAAAGTCTTTGAAACCCCATCGGAGTCCGTGGGCCAGTACATGCTCAATATCAACCGCAACAGCTCCTACGAGAAAGTCCGAAACATTCGTCATTCCTATCGTCAGCAACAGGAAGTCATACCAGGCACCTCATTAGTCGGTGGTTTGGAAAACTATTCTGAGCGAGGCCACCACTATATCGAAGAGCTTCGACATATGATCGGCTACAACAACTTGTCTCAATGGGATAATACCAGCTCTCAATACCCTGACATCAGTCAGCTCTCCATCCCTAACTGCTAGTCTAATCATTTAGTTCAATCATTCGGGCATTTACTCGAAATTTGAACTCGCCCCTTCCCAGCCAAGGATTGACTGTGTCATCATCCTTGGCTGAATGTTTAGCATCGTATTAATCTGATATCCAATGGATCGAGTATCAGGTTAAGTCGATAGAACATCCGCTCATAACAATAATGACAATTGATATCGCCTAGCATCGAACTGATAACATCATGAAAACTATTCTATCTTTGTTTCAAGCCCTGATTTTCCTGGCTATCATCTTCGCCAGTAGTGTAACCAATGCGAAACAACTGAAGTATTTAGGCCAACCCTTTCCTGATATCAAACAGAGCTGGCGTGCCGATGATTACGAGCTGGCGTTAGATAGCCTAATCACCATTCAAAAGTCAGAACCGGATTTATTACCTAAACGTCGCG
Above is a genomic segment from Litoribrevibacter albus containing:
- a CDS encoding DUF3080 family protein, translated to MEVRRIIQSIRLLVFLCLCSGLLACSQSSQERAVVEDYLWRLSNVLDQPDEAVNAPLISYPEKRGMSLSFSQHSIDLLDFLAMTGCQLQITAAHKNSGLGRVMMSSQSFLYQWQFLEDSDACLAYLESNDPELYRTLARVVEIKRQELAGHAWLAVWAGPEMRNYFGATQQWLSYDQAILLPADDFQLLMKIQEIVRGIQMSPELVIPSVAPYRESLEQVLSRISQTNRGGEVLTTLLDLAGMLNQGTRILESGMNGRLCPQGQVTQKAKILHTVFLKFYIGQVQPYMAFVHQQGAEWMNQFHTLLNGLEVQTPEAFASFEYTLNQTSADGSWQRYQRSMKAHTKAWQGLLSECGLMPGN
- a CDS encoding glucosaminidase domain-containing protein; translation: MGLTTSIVSCCLCPEPEKDEDTKPVVLNDVSELYLSLDDAALPPFSCIQDVRTKKQLFFGYTLDLVREHNQKINETREIVHALKEKLAQADDDLKTQDTAGVPQFELIFNQEEMNWLQSLAKLHRVSHAQLNEAFFSELLMSMDIIPPSMALAQAANESAWGTSRFAVEANNLFGQWCFSPGCGVVPQLRPEGATYEVKVFETPSESVGQYMLNINRNSSYEKVRNIRHSYRQQQEVIPGTSLVGGLENYSERGHHYIEELRHMIGYNNLSQWDNTSSQYPDISQLSIPNC
- a CDS encoding DUF962 domain-containing protein, coding for MFANKSADQWFEEYGDSHQNKVNKLIHWIMVPAIFFTVVGLLWEIPRMAWMGESVWINWATVAMVPAMIFYFRMSVSIMVGMALFTAGCFYLAYWLSVSVAMPLWQLSLLIFVVAWVFQFIGHKIEGKKPSFFKDLQFLLVGPAWLMGFIYRSLGIKY
- a CDS encoding AraC family transcriptional regulator ligand-binding domain-containing protein → MFEQTVSGFWLKGILASAQAKGIDQQQVLTQAGVAILPDAINERVPLDATVNIWNAAIELTQDPLFGFHMGRQFRPNWFHLIHHLWANSPDVLSAINIALEYQALISDGGSLALTQHDGQAIITYQPRAAKLAFSYHQIDAVLTILVSLVRWSIDDQFTPTKISLPHAKPKNDQAFQAFFNCPIEYEASAAQLIFDERWLSHTMIGADPSLFEMHKQLADKKLAELGRGNIRSQIISKLNVLGQFQNISKEEVAQDLNISSRTLQRKLQQEDTSFTELSDQLRKSLAENYIAQGCSTSDLVSLLDFKEISSLHKACKRWFGCSLQEKRSQD